One part of the Arachidicoccus terrestris genome encodes these proteins:
- a CDS encoding DUF1223 domain-containing protein yields MKSNKKIIYLAATLCFLFAAGYRSVAQKRPATEISGQGFAVLELFTSEGCSSCPPAEALLEQVDQSSVGQPVYVLAYHVDYWDRQGWKDAFSDHRFSARQYRYSHLLSGRIYTPQLIINGAAEGIGSDAEFVNKGIHQALSAQPNTTLQVKGKLFQNTAELQYQIQGTLSREKLLIAIVQNHAVSHVLRGENKGRTLSHTAIVRDLQPFVIDGHKGGAITVPLPQRFNRKDWRIISFLQDPQTGHISAASHADII; encoded by the coding sequence ATGAAGTCAAACAAAAAAATTATCTACCTCGCCGCAACCCTCTGTTTCCTATTCGCTGCAGGTTACCGCTCCGTTGCTCAGAAAAGGCCAGCTACAGAAATCAGCGGGCAGGGGTTCGCCGTTCTGGAGCTATTCACTTCCGAAGGGTGCTCAAGCTGCCCGCCGGCGGAAGCCCTGCTTGAACAGGTCGACCAGTCTTCAGTTGGCCAGCCTGTTTACGTGCTGGCCTATCATGTTGACTATTGGGATCGTCAAGGCTGGAAAGATGCCTTTAGCGACCACCGGTTTTCAGCAAGACAATATCGATACAGTCATTTGTTGTCAGGCCGGATCTATACACCCCAGTTGATCATTAACGGAGCGGCGGAGGGGATTGGCTCCGATGCGGAGTTTGTAAACAAGGGAATTCATCAGGCATTATCGGCGCAGCCAAACACCACGCTCCAAGTCAAAGGGAAGCTGTTTCAAAATACGGCTGAACTTCAATATCAGATTCAGGGAACCTTGTCCCGAGAGAAGCTACTTATAGCGATCGTTCAGAATCATGCGGTCAGCCATGTGCTGCGGGGGGAAAATAAGGGGCGTACGCTATCACATACAGCCATTGTCCGGGACCTGCAGCCGTTTGTTATCGACGGCCATAAAGGTGGAGCGATCACGGTTCCGCTGCCGCAGCGTTTTAATAGGAAGGATTGGCGTATTATAAGTTTTTTACAGGATCCACAAACAGGACATATTAGCGCTGCCAGTCATGCGGACATCATATAA
- a CDS encoding sensor histidine kinase, with the protein MKTSELKISPGIIWISSVVLGILSSVPQLAQHSFNMTEAVVNAILTSAFAIIMWYVNLFVFSWYRKRSPRKQTSSRRLFITFGIGIIIMFGLAWLQQLILTHINFGPVMLMIEVRGLLINLICYTILHLFQQNFENRRITIQLEQMKNDNLAAQYELLKQQVNPHFLFNSLNTLKSMVENGEKEAVGFIIKLSKFYRHTLETRKLDLITVKEEMEIVQAFLYLQKARFGEGFVFEQRLETASFTSLIPPFTLQLLIENCLKHNIVSEEQPLHIRVYERDGRLILENPIQLKSGDHHSLGVGLENIRLRYRHLTDKQVEITDDSCTFKIKLPIIYEDPHY; encoded by the coding sequence ATGAAAACATCTGAATTAAAGATATCTCCAGGAATCATCTGGATAAGCTCCGTCGTCCTGGGCATTTTATCCTCGGTGCCACAACTGGCACAGCATAGTTTTAATATGACAGAAGCGGTAGTCAATGCCATACTGACCTCCGCTTTTGCTATTATCATGTGGTATGTCAATCTGTTTGTCTTTTCCTGGTATAGGAAAAGGTCTCCCCGTAAACAGACCTCTTCCCGCCGGCTATTTATCACATTTGGTATTGGCATTATAATCATGTTTGGCCTGGCCTGGCTACAGCAATTAATTCTGACACATATCAATTTTGGCCCTGTCATGCTGATGATTGAGGTGCGCGGGCTGTTGATTAATCTTATCTGCTATACGATTCTGCACCTGTTTCAACAGAATTTTGAAAACCGCCGCATCACTATCCAGTTGGAACAGATGAAAAATGACAATCTCGCTGCGCAATATGAACTTCTCAAACAGCAGGTGAATCCTCATTTTTTATTTAATAGCCTGAATACTTTAAAATCGATGGTTGAAAACGGAGAGAAGGAAGCAGTAGGATTTATTATTAAACTTTCGAAGTTTTACCGGCATACACTTGAAACAAGGAAGCTGGATCTGATAACGGTTAAGGAAGAAATGGAGATCGTACAGGCTTTTTTATATTTACAAAAAGCCAGGTTTGGGGAAGGCTTTGTTTTTGAACAGCGCCTGGAAACGGCTTCGTTTACTTCACTTATTCCTCCTTTTACGTTACAGTTGCTCATTGAAAATTGTCTGAAACATAATATTGTTTCTGAGGAACAGCCCTTACACATTAGGGTATACGAACGGGATGGAAGACTAATACTTGAAAACCCCATTCAGTTGAAATCCGGGGATCACCATTCCCTGGGAGTCGGGCTGGAGAATATCCGCCTGCGCTACCGGCATCTGACGGATAAGCAAGTTGAAATAACAGATGATTCTTGTACGTTCAAAATAAAACTCCCTATCATTTATGAAGATCCTCATTATTGA
- a CDS encoding winged helix-turn-helix transcriptional regulator has protein sequence MAITRDQQAELKALQNTLYFIGGKWRIPVINSICNGNRRFREIERSIPGITTRMLSKELKDMELNKLVNRNVYSETPVLIEYEPTEYCRTFGRIIQEMIRWGEQHDKFIKNKVR, from the coding sequence ATGGCAATAACAAGAGACCAGCAGGCAGAATTAAAGGCACTGCAAAACACGCTTTATTTTATCGGCGGCAAATGGCGAATCCCCGTCATCAACTCCATTTGCAATGGTAACAGACGTTTCCGGGAGATCGAACGGAGTATACCGGGTATTACGACACGAATGTTATCCAAAGAACTGAAAGATATGGAGCTCAATAAATTAGTCAACAGAAATGTCTATTCGGAAACGCCGGTGTTAATCGAATATGAACCTACTGAATATTGCCGGACTTTTGGCCGCATTATTCAGGAGATGATCCGTTGGGGCGAACAGCATGATAAATTCATTAAAAACAAGGTTCGGTAA
- a CDS encoding Ohr family peroxiredoxin — METQTRITVIDDKINEGQKVLYTGKTHVSGGRDGFASSSDKRLQTKLGTPGNSPEGTNPEQLFAAGWSACFIGAMQLSAARLGLLVPDGTAVDAEVDLTAAAGSFSLQARLNVVLPGLNADQAGQLVTAAHNSCPYSKATKGNMNVQINIVV, encoded by the coding sequence ATGGAAACACAAACAAGGATAACGGTCATTGATGACAAAATTAACGAAGGTCAAAAAGTGCTTTATACAGGCAAGACGCATGTTAGCGGTGGCAGAGACGGGTTTGCCAGCAGCAGTGACAAGCGGTTACAAACCAAGTTAGGCACACCCGGCAATAGTCCCGAAGGAACGAATCCCGAACAGCTGTTTGCGGCAGGTTGGTCAGCCTGCTTTATCGGGGCGATGCAACTGAGTGCCGCCCGTTTAGGGCTGCTCGTTCCTGACGGGACTGCAGTTGATGCAGAGGTGGATCTTACCGCCGCTGCAGGAAGTTTCTCCCTCCAGGCAAGGCTGAATGTCGTATTGCCCGGACTAAACGCTGACCAGGCCGGTCAACTGGTAACAGCTGCACATAATAGTTGCCCGTATTCCAAGGCGACAAAGGGCAACATGAATGTGCAGATCAATATTGTCGTATAA
- a CDS encoding cytochrome P460 family protein: MKQLKSIFSRKCYTVPAIIMISFILLQFIGPTVSNPPATHPIQAPEKVAQILKRACYDCHSNETSSGWPSKVAPFSWIVFKDVRTARSRFNLSTWDTLTAAQQQGLVWEMVNMVLDNKMPLPSYRLTHPAARLSETDIEVLKNYAVSLNPPRFYDTAAVNAAVSQFRPSVASDNEQTPVAANGVRYIKDYRNWQVISTTNRFDNNRSIRIIYANPVAVQAIKNNQIKPWPEGSIIVKVVWDIIEEKNGDILPGKFNNVQIMIKDSKRFEDSEGWGFAKFTGTGHVPYGEKASFDATCFNCHKAASDNGYVFNVPLPDGDLLPANHL, from the coding sequence ATGAAACAGCTCAAAAGTATTTTTTCCAGAAAGTGCTATACGGTACCTGCAATCATAATGATTTCTTTTATCCTTCTTCAATTTATCGGCCCGACCGTTTCTAACCCACCCGCAACGCACCCGATACAGGCACCCGAAAAAGTGGCCCAGATCTTGAAACGTGCCTGTTATGACTGTCATTCCAACGAAACGTCCTCAGGCTGGCCCTCTAAAGTAGCGCCTTTTTCCTGGATCGTATTTAAAGATGTCCGGACTGCGAGAAGCAGGTTTAACCTCTCTACCTGGGATACGTTAACGGCGGCACAGCAACAGGGGCTGGTGTGGGAAATGGTGAATATGGTCCTGGATAATAAGATGCCGCTGCCTTCTTACAGATTGACACATCCTGCTGCCAGGCTGTCGGAGACGGACATTGAAGTGCTCAAAAACTACGCGGTATCGCTGAACCCGCCCCGTTTTTATGATACAGCCGCTGTCAATGCAGCCGTATCACAGTTCCGTCCTTCCGTTGCTTCTGATAATGAACAGACGCCTGTTGCTGCGAATGGTGTTCGCTATATCAAAGATTATCGCAATTGGCAGGTCATCAGCACTACAAATCGATTTGATAACAATCGCAGTATCCGGATTATTTATGCTAATCCGGTAGCCGTGCAAGCCATTAAAAATAACCAAATCAAGCCTTGGCCTGAAGGCAGCATTATTGTAAAGGTGGTTTGGGATATCATCGAGGAGAAAAATGGTGACATTCTGCCTGGTAAGTTTAATAACGTCCAGATCATGATAAAAGACAGCAAGCGATTTGAAGACAGCGAGGGGTGGGGGTTCGCCAAATTTACCGGAACGGGACATGTGCCCTATGGGGAAAAGGCGTCTTTTGATGCAACCTGTTTTAATTGCCATAAAGCTGCCAGTGACAATGGTTATGTATTTAATGTGCCTTTGCCCGACGGAGACCTCTTGCCTGCCAATCACTTATAA
- a CDS encoding alpha/beta hydrolase has protein sequence MQTIISSKQKLQVILLFITVFCATAAMAAKPGNIPDNNLTITDSLKQINAGLLNVGYIEAGPSKGQPVILLHGWPYGINSYSKAAAILAEKGYHVFVPYARGFGSTRFLSAGTPRSGQPGALAQDLLDFMDALHIQKAIIGGFDWGARTADIIAALHPERCTALVAVSGYLIGNPKTAIKPLSPKAELSWWYQFYFATERGELGYKEHTRDFAKLIWQLASPDWKFDEATFNQEAKSFDNPDHVAIVIHNYRYRLGLVKGEKNYAAIESRLAGGPAIHVPTVTLEGDANGAPHPSPDAYRNKYTGKYKHHTITGGIGHDLPEEAPAAFANAIIEADAMASQR, from the coding sequence ATGCAGACAATTATTTCTTCCAAACAAAAACTTCAGGTAATCCTTCTTTTCATTACCGTATTTTGCGCAACTGCAGCTATGGCAGCCAAACCGGGTAACATTCCCGATAACAATTTAACAATTACCGATAGCCTTAAGCAGATCAATGCCGGCCTCCTGAATGTGGGCTATATCGAGGCAGGACCTTCGAAAGGCCAACCCGTCATATTACTTCATGGCTGGCCATATGGTATCAATAGCTATTCTAAAGCTGCCGCTATTCTGGCTGAGAAAGGCTATCACGTGTTTGTGCCATATGCCCGCGGTTTCGGATCCACCCGCTTCCTTTCAGCCGGTACGCCCCGTAGCGGCCAGCCAGGCGCACTCGCACAAGACCTCCTTGACTTTATGGATGCACTTCATATTCAAAAGGCCATTATTGGGGGATTCGACTGGGGAGCCAGAACGGCGGATATCATCGCGGCACTTCATCCTGAAAGATGCACCGCCCTCGTTGCAGTAAGCGGTTACCTAATAGGCAATCCAAAAACAGCCATAAAGCCTTTGTCTCCAAAAGCAGAACTATCCTGGTGGTATCAGTTTTATTTCGCAACCGAACGTGGAGAGCTTGGCTATAAAGAGCATACCAGAGACTTTGCGAAATTAATCTGGCAACTCGCCTCTCCCGACTGGAAATTCGATGAGGCTACATTTAATCAGGAAGCCAAATCCTTTGATAACCCCGATCATGTAGCGATCGTTATTCATAACTACAGATACCGCTTAGGACTGGTGAAAGGAGAAAAAAACTATGCTGCCATAGAATCCAGGCTGGCCGGGGGGCCTGCCATTCACGTTCCGACAGTCACTTTAGAAGGAGATGCAAATGGAGCTCCTCATCCTTCGCCAGATGCTTACCGAAATAAGTATACAGGAAAGTATAAACATCATACCATCACAGGCGGTATCGGACATGATCTGCCTGAAGAAGCGCCAGCAGCATTCGCAAACGCTATTATTGAAGCAGATGCGATGGCCAGCCAACGATAA
- the ftsZ gene encoding cell division protein FtsZ: protein MIDFDIPKQKSSIIKVIGVGGGGGNAVNHMFGQKIENVDFIICNTDAQALENSAIPNRIQLGPHLTQGLGAGANPSIGRQATEESLEEIKRILEVNTKMAFVCAGMGGGTGTGGAPIIAKICQDLGILTVGIVTTPFSFEGPRRRGQAESGIKELEPHVDTLLVISNDKLRMQHKNLKMREAFGKADDVLSTAAKCITDIINSNGQINVDFADVCTVMRKGGVAILGSAVAEGDARAQTAIEDAINSPLLNDSDISGAKWILLNINTSEGEFECGTDEFELINDFVREKAGDETDVIVGMGIDETLGKGLSVTLIATGFEHKNPFDKDAIKKVADKDKVLFTLDMQEKPQPVAKPIASATPAAEPQVTVQAAPEQPETAPQPVQAAVQQTESDSLVPRLVENQAPSQETDSPAQQRQPEPVSEQAPEVVHFTLDAEPQQQAAAAQPSENNASVPSPTPTPQVHVQEQQPTQAPELEFGYSEKETTATNEQPETTQVPGFLNKPANIYAPQPAKPQHAFVQQPKPAQPQPQSATQQPAVQTPSASQQQPQPVQQRPTMNTIPNLQQEEEEMQIVYKDTPQPVTTPAQPVGAALGGDQDLSEEEMKKRKAEERIQKLRNLSYNVQSGDPNGDFDAVPAYVRRNLEMLGGAESSTAENYYSKYTVNKDEKEGTNISSLNAFLEGKKPD from the coding sequence ATGATCGACTTTGATATCCCCAAGCAAAAGTCATCCATTATTAAAGTAATCGGCGTTGGCGGCGGTGGTGGCAATGCAGTAAACCACATGTTTGGGCAAAAAATAGAGAATGTAGATTTTATCATATGCAATACAGATGCGCAGGCGCTTGAAAACAGTGCAATACCCAATAGAATTCAACTGGGACCGCATTTGACACAAGGTCTGGGTGCAGGTGCCAACCCTTCCATAGGGCGTCAGGCAACGGAAGAATCCCTGGAAGAAATTAAAAGAATCCTGGAGGTCAACACTAAAATGGCCTTTGTTTGCGCCGGCATGGGTGGCGGAACCGGTACGGGCGGTGCACCAATTATTGCAAAAATATGCCAGGATCTGGGCATTCTCACCGTTGGTATCGTTACGACACCTTTCAGTTTTGAAGGGCCCAGAAGACGTGGCCAGGCCGAAAGCGGTATTAAGGAATTAGAACCGCATGTGGATACCTTACTGGTGATCAGCAATGACAAGTTACGCATGCAGCACAAGAACCTTAAAATGCGTGAGGCATTTGGAAAGGCGGACGATGTACTTTCTACCGCAGCCAAATGTATTACTGATATTATCAACTCTAATGGACAGATTAACGTTGACTTTGCGGATGTATGTACCGTAATGCGCAAAGGTGGTGTCGCCATTTTGGGTAGTGCCGTCGCGGAAGGTGATGCCAGAGCTCAGACGGCCATTGAAGATGCCATTAACTCCCCGTTATTAAACGATAGTGACATCAGTGGTGCCAAATGGATTCTGTTGAATATTAATACCAGCGAGGGTGAGTTTGAGTGTGGAACCGATGAGTTTGAACTGATCAATGATTTTGTCAGGGAAAAAGCAGGTGATGAAACAGATGTAATTGTTGGGATGGGCATTGATGAGACATTAGGAAAAGGATTATCTGTCACACTGATCGCCACCGGTTTTGAACATAAGAATCCGTTTGATAAAGATGCTATTAAAAAAGTAGCTGACAAAGACAAAGTGCTGTTCACCCTAGACATGCAAGAAAAGCCACAACCTGTCGCAAAGCCTATTGCATCAGCCACGCCTGCCGCAGAACCGCAGGTAACAGTTCAGGCCGCACCTGAGCAGCCCGAAACGGCACCTCAGCCAGTTCAGGCAGCCGTTCAACAGACAGAAAGCGACTCCCTGGTGCCAAGATTGGTCGAAAATCAAGCGCCATCACAAGAAACTGATTCCCCAGCGCAGCAAAGACAGCCAGAACCTGTCAGCGAGCAGGCTCCTGAAGTTGTGCATTTTACCCTGGATGCGGAGCCACAGCAGCAAGCGGCAGCTGCGCAACCTTCAGAAAACAACGCATCCGTCCCTTCCCCCACTCCTACTCCGCAGGTACATGTGCAGGAACAACAGCCGACGCAGGCCCCGGAGCTGGAATTCGGCTACAGTGAAAAAGAGACAACGGCCACCAATGAACAACCGGAGACAACTCAGGTGCCGGGTTTCCTAAACAAGCCCGCCAATATCTACGCACCACAACCGGCCAAACCACAGCATGCCTTTGTCCAACAGCCGAAGCCGGCCCAGCCGCAGCCACAAAGCGCTACGCAACAACCTGCTGTACAAACGCCTTCCGCCTCTCAGCAACAGCCGCAGCCTGTGCAGCAAAGGCCCACGATGAACACGATTCCGAATCTTCAGCAAGAGGAAGAAGAAATGCAAATTGTATACAAAGACACGCCTCAGCCAGTAACCACTCCTGCCCAACCAGTAGGGGCTGCACTTGGTGGAGATCAGGATCTTTCAGAAGAGGAAATGAAAAAAAGGAAAGCAGAGGAAAGAATTCAGAAGTTACGCAATCTTTCCTATAACGTACAAAGTGGAGATCCCAATGGCGATTTTGACGCCGTCCCTGCCTACGTAAGACGCAACCTCGAAATGCTGGGTGGCGCAGAAAGCAGTACGGCAGAAAACTACTATAGCAAATACACAGTCAATAAAGACGAAAAAGAGGGTACGAATATTTCCAGTCTGAATGCGTTTTTAGAAGGTAAAAAGCCCGATTGA
- a CDS encoding LytR/AlgR family response regulator transcription factor — protein sequence MKILIIEDEPRAAASLEKIITEIKPGASIIGKCQSIASSVKLLSGPVRPDLIFMDIQLGDGLSFDIFKQVDVASPVIFCTAFDEYSIEAFKQNGIDYILKPFSREDIEKALAKVDHISRFYQSGTQPDFSELIAKLSAPAGKTSFLVFHQQKYITVPTESIAFFYVQHNATCIMCFDQREYVINLSLDQVALQVAALQFFRVNRQYLVNFKAIREVQPFFMRKLFVKLVFDTKEKILVNKEKAPRLLAWMENR from the coding sequence ATGAAGATCCTCATTATTGAAGATGAACCCCGGGCAGCCGCCTCTTTGGAAAAGATCATCACAGAAATCAAACCTGGCGCTTCAATTATCGGAAAATGTCAGAGTATTGCCTCGTCCGTTAAGTTACTTTCTGGACCTGTGCGGCCTGATCTGATCTTTATGGATATTCAGCTCGGCGATGGCTTGTCTTTTGATATCTTTAAGCAGGTAGATGTCGCTTCTCCCGTTATTTTTTGTACCGCTTTTGATGAATATTCAATCGAGGCATTTAAACAAAATGGCATTGATTATATTCTTAAACCCTTCTCCCGGGAAGATATAGAAAAGGCATTGGCTAAGGTGGATCATATCAGCCGGTTCTATCAGTCTGGTACACAGCCTGACTTCAGTGAACTGATCGCGAAATTATCTGCACCGGCAGGGAAAACAAGTTTTCTGGTCTTCCACCAGCAAAAGTATATCACTGTTCCGACAGAAAGTATAGCATTCTTTTATGTTCAGCACAATGCGACTTGTATCATGTGTTTTGATCAGCGTGAGTATGTTATCAATTTATCCTTGGATCAGGTAGCTTTGCAGGTGGCAGCGTTGCAATTTTTCAGGGTAAACAGGCAGTACCTGGTCAACTTTAAGGCGATCCGGGAAGTTCAACCTTTCTTTATGCGTAAACTGTTTGTCAAGCTGGTCTTTGATACCAAAGAGAAGATACTTGTCAATAAAGAGAAGGCTCCCAGATTACTGGCCTGGATGGAAAATCGCTAA
- a CDS encoding cupin domain-containing protein has protein sequence MSDQQQFFFTAPHITQNAGPDTTRTILGHDPTLMMLKMDFEKGAIGEIHHHLHTQATYVLSGIFEFTIGDKKRVVRQGDACFMPADIPHGCVCLEAGTLLDVFTPEREDFL, from the coding sequence ATGTCTGATCAACAACAATTCTTTTTTACGGCTCCGCATATCACCCAGAACGCCGGGCCAGATACTACCAGAACTATTTTGGGGCACGATCCTACGCTTATGATGCTGAAAATGGATTTTGAAAAAGGGGCCATAGGGGAAATACATCATCATTTGCATACACAGGCGACATATGTACTTAGCGGCATTTTTGAATTTACCATTGGAGATAAAAAACGGGTGGTCCGGCAGGGGGACGCCTGCTTTATGCCGGCGGATATCCCACATGGCTGCGTTTGTCTGGAGGCAGGCACTTTGCTGGATGTCTTCACACCTGAGAGAGAAGACTTTCTCTGA
- a CDS encoding RNA-guided endonuclease TnpB family protein → MKSTHLKAYKFRIYPEGEQINFLVRQFGCCRFVYNYALELRQKTYEETGKSLSYYDTAKMLPVLKSRQETGWLGEVIAQPLQMAMQNVEDSYKRFFKGQNRYPRFRCRSDRQCFKLPQGFRVEGDLLWLPKLKTGIRIKISRQIKGKILYLHLSRTTTGNYYVSFTCEVPREILAGTGKDTGVDVGIKDAAILSDGTRYENIKPLKTLEKKLKHRQRQLSKKQKGSKSRKRQRRIVARLHERIKNLREDHLHKITTDIVKNHDCVAVEDLAVKNMLKNHCLAKSLSDASLGKLLTQLEYKCNWYGRKFVKVDRFFPSSKTCHVCREKKENLTLADRAWTCSCCHTTHDRDVNAARNILREGLKILSGCGAQSDTKQKQAEAFPLGESVKPEAKAMQKEKPDA, encoded by the coding sequence GTGAAAAGCACGCACCTGAAAGCTTATAAATTTCGGATCTACCCCGAAGGGGAGCAGATTAATTTTCTGGTCCGGCAATTTGGCTGTTGTCGGTTCGTGTACAATTATGCCCTTGAACTGCGGCAAAAGACCTATGAAGAGACCGGCAAATCCCTGTCTTACTATGACACCGCCAAAATGCTGCCTGTCCTTAAAAGCCGGCAGGAAACCGGGTGGCTGGGCGAGGTGATCGCCCAGCCACTGCAGATGGCCATGCAAAATGTAGAGGATAGCTATAAGCGTTTCTTTAAGGGACAGAACAGGTACCCCAGATTCAGGTGCAGGAGCGACCGTCAGTGCTTTAAGCTGCCACAGGGCTTCAGGGTGGAGGGTGACCTTCTCTGGCTCCCGAAACTGAAAACAGGGATCAGGATAAAAATAAGCAGGCAGATCAAAGGGAAAATCTTATACCTGCATTTGTCCAGGACCACTACAGGCAACTATTACGTTTCCTTTACCTGTGAGGTCCCCAGAGAGATACTGGCCGGTACGGGTAAGGATACCGGTGTCGATGTAGGGATCAAGGATGCCGCCATCCTGTCGGATGGCACCAGATATGAAAATATCAAACCGCTGAAGACACTGGAGAAGAAACTAAAACACAGACAGAGGCAACTCTCCAAAAAGCAGAAAGGCAGCAAATCCAGGAAACGGCAACGCCGTATAGTAGCCCGGCTGCATGAAAGGATAAAGAACCTCAGGGAGGACCACCTGCATAAGATCACTACCGACATCGTCAAGAATCACGACTGTGTCGCGGTAGAGGACCTTGCGGTGAAAAATATGTTGAAAAACCACTGTCTGGCAAAGTCCCTGTCAGACGCTTCACTGGGAAAGCTATTGACCCAGCTTGAGTACAAATGTAACTGGTATGGCCGGAAGTTCGTGAAAGTTGACCGGTTCTTTCCCTCTTCCAAAACCTGTCATGTATGCAGGGAAAAGAAAGAAAACCTGACTCTGGCTGACAGGGCCTGGACCTGCAGCTGCTGTCATACCACGCATGACAGAGATGTCAATGCCGCCCGGAACATACTCAGGGAGGGCCTTAAAATATTGTCTGGCTGTGGTGCGCAGTCGGACACTAAACAAAAACAGGCGGAGGCGTTCCCACTGGGGGAGTCTGTGAAGCCTGAAGCGAAGGCTATGCAAAAGGAAAAACCTGATGCATAG
- a CDS encoding SDR family oxidoreductase, whose amino-acid sequence MKKFKNKVALITGGNSGIGYAAAAEFASEGATVIITGRRAAAIEQAATQIGATGLVSDQASLSDTERLYQDVGSRFGKLDILFINAGITGTQSLIQDASEDNFDSVMNINFKGAYFTLSKFIPLLKDGASVVILSSVVASTHMAKSSVYQASKAALNSMAKTAAVELAGRRIRVNIVSPGPHKTEIMKKAGLNDEAVEQINAHLTESIPLKKMGEVKDIAKLISYFCEDHSSFITGTEVIVDGGMTL is encoded by the coding sequence ATGAAAAAATTTAAAAACAAAGTTGCCCTGATAACAGGGGGCAATAGCGGGATCGGTTATGCGGCTGCAGCCGAATTCGCTTCAGAAGGTGCGACCGTTATTATTACGGGCAGACGGGCTGCTGCTATTGAACAGGCCGCTACGCAGATAGGAGCCACCGGCCTGGTGTCCGATCAGGCCAGCCTGTCTGATACCGAACGTCTTTATCAGGATGTCGGGTCCAGATTCGGAAAACTGGACATTCTCTTCATCAATGCCGGGATTACCGGAACCCAAAGTCTGATCCAGGATGCCAGTGAAGATAACTTTGACAGCGTCATGAATATCAATTTCAAAGGAGCCTATTTTACGCTGAGTAAATTTATCCCTTTATTGAAGGATGGGGCTTCAGTGGTCATCCTTTCATCCGTCGTGGCGTCGACCCATATGGCAAAGAGTTCTGTATATCAGGCCAGTAAAGCGGCATTAAACTCTATGGCTAAAACGGCGGCCGTGGAGCTGGCAGGAAGAAGGATCAGGGTCAATATTGTCAGCCCGGGACCCCACAAAACAGAAATCATGAAAAAAGCAGGCCTGAATGATGAGGCGGTCGAACAGATAAATGCACATCTGACTGAGTCTATCCCACTCAAAAAAATGGGCGAGGTTAAAGACATCGCTAAACTTATCAGTTATTTCTGCGAAGACCACTCTTCTTTTATAACGGGGACGGAGGTTATCGTTGATGGAGGGATGACTTTATAG
- a CDS encoding DoxX family protein, with product MNNKFSKTVYYAGAILISLWFGASGICELTKNPVVWDITVKLGYPPHFIYILGIAKISGIILLLIPNRLLRLKEWVFAGIFFDIIFAFLSKMAVLGFPATVDAIIAFTIISVTYMQYRKLYPAIYANSKR from the coding sequence ATGAACAACAAGTTTTCAAAAACTGTCTACTACGCCGGCGCGATTCTCATTTCCTTATGGTTTGGCGCAAGTGGCATCTGTGAGCTTACCAAAAATCCTGTCGTATGGGACATCACCGTTAAACTCGGTTATCCGCCTCATTTTATCTACATTCTGGGCATCGCTAAGATCTCGGGCATTATTCTCCTGTTGATTCCCAACCGTCTGTTACGGTTAAAGGAATGGGTATTCGCCGGCATTTTCTTTGACATCATCTTTGCGTTCTTGTCTAAAATGGCGGTCCTGGGGTTCCCGGCCACTGTTGATGCGATCATTGCCTTTACGATCATTTCTGTCACTTATATGCAATATCGCAAGCTATATCCGGCCATATACGCTAACAGTAAAAGATAA